In a single window of the Neodiprion virginianus isolate iyNeoVirg1 chromosome 1, iyNeoVirg1.1, whole genome shotgun sequence genome:
- the LOC124296941 gene encoding 39S ribosomal protein L2, mitochondrial isoform X2 has translation MAVGVLFSTRKKRLERDRQAETRRAWNMLSPHCALSRRIHSETFEGRLVVKGIGGGIKHKYHWINWKREGPKGLDEKPKEEKVLQVLKDGCRTAFIALVACGQELKYILATQNMKPGDVIRTSQAIPRIPVRANEGDAFPLGALPVGTQVHCVEKYPGYGGTLVHAAGTFATIVRHDGTGRVVIKMPSKREFSLHNSCMATVGRLSNHLHGSTPIGSAQNNRLLGNRPRSGLWKRKEGRHGRKIRPLPPVKEFSINSKLTPASSVRLTLSV, from the exons ATGGCAGTTGGCGTGTTGTTTTCAACAAGAAAGAAACGTTTGGAAAGGGATCGACAAGCCGAAACCAGGCGTGCCTGGAACATGCTATCGCCGCATTGTGCACTATCCAGAAGAATACACAGTGAAACCTTTGAAG GCAGATTGGTGGTGAAGGGGATTGGAGGAGGCATAAAGCACAAGTATCACTGGATAAACTGGAAACGGGAAGGTCCCAAGGGCTTAGATGAGAAACCAAAGGAGGAAAAGGTGCTGCAGGTATTGAAGGATGGATGTAGAACAGCATTCATCGCACTCGTTGCCTGTGGTCAGGAATTGAAATACATTCTGGCTACACAGAACATGAAGCCAGGTGATGTCATACGCACGTCTCAAGCCATACCACGTATACCTGTAAGAGCAAACGAGGGAGATGCTTTTCCTTTGGGTGCATTACCTGTTGGCACACAGGTTCATTGTGTAGAAAAGTATCCTGGTTACGGTGGAACTTTAGTACACGCAGCTGGTACTTTTGCAACGATTGTACGACATGATGGCACGGGCAGAGTAGTAATAAAAATGCCAAGCAAGCGCGAGTTCAGTTTGCACAATTCGTGTATGGCTACTGTCGGAAGATTGTCGAACCATCTCCACGGTAGTACTCCAATTGGTAGTGCTCAGAACAATCGATTGCTAGGTAACCGACCAAGAAGTGGATTATGGAAACGTAAGGAGGGACGTCATGGACGTAAAATACGTCCGTTACCTCCAGTCAAAGAATTTTCGATTAATAGTAAACTAACACCTGCCTCTTCTGTCAGACTGACACTCagcgtgtaa
- the LOC124296941 gene encoding 39S ribosomal protein L2, mitochondrial isoform X1 — translation MSAAVITHSLIRRVLNTPVKWQLACCFQQERNVWKGIDKPKPGVPGTCYRRIVHYPEEYTVKPLKVTNLGGRDPVTGRLVVKGIGGGIKHKYHWINWKREGPKGLDEKPKEEKVLQVLKDGCRTAFIALVACGQELKYILATQNMKPGDVIRTSQAIPRIPVRANEGDAFPLGALPVGTQVHCVEKYPGYGGTLVHAAGTFATIVRHDGTGRVVIKMPSKREFSLHNSCMATVGRLSNHLHGSTPIGSAQNNRLLGNRPRSGLWKRKEGRHGRKIRPLPPVKEFSINSKLTPASSVRLTLSV, via the exons ATGTCAGCCGCCGTGATAACTCACAGTTTGATAAGACGAGTTTTAAATACACCTGTAAAATGGCAGTTGGCGTGTTGTTTTCAACAAGAAAGAAACGTTTGGAAAGGGATCGACAAGCCGAAACCAGGCGTGCCTGGAACATGCTATCGCCGCATTGTGCACTATCCAGAAGAATACACAGTGAAACCTTTGAAGGTCACTAACCTCGGTGGCAGAGACCCTGTCACTG GCAGATTGGTGGTGAAGGGGATTGGAGGAGGCATAAAGCACAAGTATCACTGGATAAACTGGAAACGGGAAGGTCCCAAGGGCTTAGATGAGAAACCAAAGGAGGAAAAGGTGCTGCAGGTATTGAAGGATGGATGTAGAACAGCATTCATCGCACTCGTTGCCTGTGGTCAGGAATTGAAATACATTCTGGCTACACAGAACATGAAGCCAGGTGATGTCATACGCACGTCTCAAGCCATACCACGTATACCTGTAAGAGCAAACGAGGGAGATGCTTTTCCTTTGGGTGCATTACCTGTTGGCACACAGGTTCATTGTGTAGAAAAGTATCCTGGTTACGGTGGAACTTTAGTACACGCAGCTGGTACTTTTGCAACGATTGTACGACATGATGGCACGGGCAGAGTAGTAATAAAAATGCCAAGCAAGCGCGAGTTCAGTTTGCACAATTCGTGTATGGCTACTGTCGGAAGATTGTCGAACCATCTCCACGGTAGTACTCCAATTGGTAGTGCTCAGAACAATCGATTGCTAGGTAACCGACCAAGAAGTGGATTATGGAAACGTAAGGAGGGACGTCATGGACGTAAAATACGTCCGTTACCTCCAGTCAAAGAATTTTCGATTAATAGTAAACTAACACCTGCCTCTTCTGTCAGACTGACACTCagcgtgtaa